From the genome of Apodemus sylvaticus chromosome 3, mApoSyl1.1, whole genome shotgun sequence, one region includes:
- the LOC127679853 gene encoding dynein light chain roadblock-type 1-like, whose translation MAEVEETLKRLQSQKGVQGIIVVNTEGIPIKSTMDNPTTTQYANLMHNFILKVQSTVHEIGPQNDPNLLRIHSKKSEIMVASNKDYFLIVIHTPTK comes from the coding sequence ATGGCAGAGGTGGAGGAAACTCTCAAGAGGCTTCAGAGCCAGAAAGGAGTGCAAGGCATTATCGTGGTGAACACAGAAGGCATTCCCATCAAGAGCACAATGGACAATCCCACCACTACACAGTATGCCAACCTCATGCACAACTTCATCTTAAAGGTGCAGAGCACCGTGCATGAGATTGGCCCCCAGAATGACCCAAACTTACTTCGAATTCACTctaagaaaagtgaaattatggTGGCATCAAATAAAGACTATTTCCTGATTGTGATTCACACTCCAACGAAATAA